The following coding sequences are from one uncultured Desulfobacter sp. window:
- a CDS encoding mechanosensitive ion channel domain-containing protein produces MKFRFCVILFAGFIFFCDSGAAFAAPEPTVVSPQNSTSQLIDELGTILEKSLNTELSDLEKYKNRIAGEEKDQIYLTAVYNGYRLQFSSFWNLLLSEDISLAQLQKSRAELKTAMADAQKMFQGLIPEEDDLKQELDHLENQKLLVDKQLAEIARVKASASATDKNKNRAIEKTANRLAKGLKEKEDLASRLNQIYKDRLDKQAEIKKTCASLDAQFEKLIEEKNTKGLFERTKKEARFRAVNSLKEEVNALIELVYMVSAPQFWILKMEQLWQDAQLLAVSFFFVTAIMLVILKRIRKEALGLTNLPVTQKLGPWHLMAADLLAMSIIPAGTALTIFLYSRLDRMDLVSRTFGEAALVIVILLAGKWICRALKSVFVDAVGGASNARHLSRLTRAVTVFILAYGVLHDTVGQSSGLLILLRMTGAFIMVVWTLKTWRDVNFYMLQSPGEDHEDRNQLIRLLTTKYGLLLISGISLMLDMTGYELLASHWVLSWIKSLVIFFWWTIFFYQLLEWDLYYREQSHTRTEEFMYDDYPVQWLIIRAGQFCWLVTLLIVLLLIWGDPQTVLGHLYKVLAVPLSIGSMQFSFAGAIFAGLVLIFTYALVRIWKWLFQKKFLSRSGMAQGLQESITTISAYIIWAIGLLIALHVFGLNTASLAVAFGALGIGIGFGLQNIVNNFISGIILLFERPIQVGDDVEVNGTWARVRKINVRSTVVQTYDNASLIIPNADLISNQVTNWSFKDKRIRRKITVGVAYGSDIELVRTILLQIAQDAPNVLRYPRPDVIFTDFGDSALIFVLRLWTDIDNMLVVDTDIRFRIDKHFKENNIEISFPQRDIHIRSIEGAEPFFPTKAPAPQTPDQESESDD; encoded by the coding sequence TTGAAGTTCAGATTCTGTGTGATCCTGTTTGCCGGATTTATTTTCTTCTGTGACTCGGGTGCTGCGTTTGCAGCCCCCGAACCAACAGTTGTTTCCCCGCAAAATTCGACCTCCCAGCTGATCGATGAACTGGGAACGATCCTTGAAAAATCACTGAATACCGAACTCAGTGATCTTGAAAAATATAAAAACCGGATCGCCGGCGAAGAAAAGGACCAGATATACCTGACAGCCGTCTATAATGGCTATCGGCTCCAGTTTTCATCTTTCTGGAATTTGCTGCTGTCGGAAGATATCAGTCTTGCCCAGCTACAGAAAAGCAGGGCAGAACTGAAAACCGCCATGGCAGATGCCCAGAAAATGTTCCAAGGCCTTATTCCGGAAGAAGATGATTTAAAACAGGAACTTGACCATCTGGAAAATCAAAAGCTGCTTGTGGACAAACAACTGGCGGAAATCGCCCGGGTTAAGGCAAGCGCCTCCGCCACCGACAAAAACAAAAACCGGGCCATTGAAAAAACGGCAAACCGCCTGGCAAAAGGGCTCAAGGAAAAAGAGGATTTGGCATCCCGGCTGAATCAAATATACAAGGACCGCCTGGACAAGCAGGCGGAAATAAAAAAAACGTGTGCAAGCCTGGATGCACAATTTGAAAAACTCATTGAAGAGAAAAACACAAAGGGATTGTTTGAACGGACAAAAAAAGAAGCGCGGTTTCGCGCGGTTAATTCCCTTAAAGAGGAAGTCAACGCCCTGATTGAACTCGTCTATATGGTTTCCGCCCCCCAGTTCTGGATATTGAAAATGGAACAATTGTGGCAGGATGCTCAGCTTCTGGCGGTATCATTTTTCTTTGTCACGGCCATTATGCTTGTCATTCTAAAACGAATCAGAAAAGAGGCCTTGGGATTAACGAATCTGCCGGTGACCCAAAAGCTTGGCCCCTGGCATCTGATGGCCGCAGATCTGCTGGCCATGTCCATTATTCCGGCGGGAACCGCCCTGACAATTTTTCTGTACAGCCGCCTGGACCGCATGGATCTGGTGTCCAGAACATTTGGGGAGGCGGCTCTGGTGATCGTAATCCTTCTGGCAGGCAAGTGGATCTGCCGGGCGTTGAAATCGGTTTTTGTTGATGCCGTGGGCGGTGCGTCCAATGCCCGGCATCTGAGCCGACTCACCCGGGCGGTTACTGTTTTTATTCTTGCCTATGGGGTGTTGCATGACACGGTGGGGCAAAGTTCGGGACTGCTGATCCTGCTGCGCATGACCGGGGCATTTATCATGGTTGTCTGGACCTTAAAAACCTGGCGGGATGTCAATTTTTATATGCTTCAATCCCCGGGGGAAGATCATGAGGACAGAAATCAGCTGATTCGACTCTTGACCACCAAATACGGACTGCTTCTGATTTCCGGCATTTCACTTATGCTGGACATGACCGGCTATGAACTGCTCGCCTCCCACTGGGTGCTTTCCTGGATAAAAAGCCTTGTGATTTTTTTCTGGTGGACAATTTTCTTTTACCAGCTTCTGGAATGGGATCTTTACTACAGAGAGCAAAGCCATACCCGAACCGAAGAGTTTATGTATGACGACTATCCTGTCCAGTGGCTGATCATCCGTGCAGGTCAGTTTTGCTGGCTGGTGACGCTGTTGATTGTTCTCCTGCTGATCTGGGGTGACCCCCAGACCGTGCTGGGGCATCTGTACAAGGTTCTGGCCGTCCCATTGAGCATCGGCAGTATGCAGTTCAGCTTTGCAGGGGCAATTTTTGCAGGACTCGTGCTCATTTTCACCTATGCCCTGGTGCGGATATGGAAATGGCTGTTCCAGAAAAAATTTCTAAGCCGTTCGGGCATGGCCCAGGGCCTGCAGGAATCCATTACCACCATATCCGCCTATATTATCTGGGCCATAGGCCTACTCATCGCCCTGCATGTTTTTGGGCTGAACACGGCATCCCTGGCCGTTGCCTTTGGTGCATTGGGTATTGGTATTGGATTTGGCCTGCAGAATATCGTCAATAATTTTATATCCGGCATTATCCTGTTATTTGAGCGGCCCATCCAGGTGGGGGATGATGTGGAAGTCAACGGCACCTGGGCCCGGGTAAGAAAAATAAATGTCCGGTCCACAGTGGTACAGACCTATGACAATGCATCCCTGATTATTCCCAATGCAGACCTGATCAGCAACCAGGTGACCAACTGGAGTTTCAAGGACAAACGAATCCGCCGCAAAATCACTGTGGGTGTGGCATACGGCTCCGACATAGAATTGGTGAGAACCATTTTACTGCAGATTGCCCAGGACGCGCCCAATGTCCTTCGCTATCCGAGACCGGACGTCATTTTTACAGATTTTGGCGACAGCGCCTTGATTTTTGTGTTGCGGCTGTGGACCGACATCGACAATATGCTTGTGGTGGATACGGATATCAGATTCAGGATCGATAAACATTTCAAGGAAAACAACATAGAGATCAGCTTTCCCCAGCGCGATATTCATATCCGGTCCATTGAGGGGGCAGAGCCGTTTTTTCCCACCAAAGCCCCGGCACCCCAAACGCCCGACCAGGAGAGCGAATCCGATGATTGA
- a CDS encoding MoaD/ThiS family protein → MIEINVDLSTTLFRYYPEGSGSIKLEKGTTADGLIRKLGVPDGAVSLIFINGKRAMPDQVLEENDKVGLFPLVAGG, encoded by the coding sequence ATGATTGAAATTAATGTAGATTTGTCCACCACCCTTTTCCGATACTATCCCGAAGGCTCGGGTTCCATAAAATTGGAAAAGGGGACAACGGCGGACGGCCTGATCCGCAAGCTGGGCGTCCCTGACGGGGCTGTCAGCCTGATTTTCATCAACGGGAAAAGGGCGATGCCGGATCAGGTACTTGAAGAGAACGATAAGGTTGGACTGTTTCCCCTGGTCGCCGGAGGATAA
- a CDS encoding thiolase family protein — protein MRDAYIVQSIRTPGCKQKKGMFSQTRPEELISFIMKEAVERTANLSPENIDDVMLGCAFPEAEQGLNLGRIAAKMAGFPDEVSGATVNRFCASGLEAIALASVRVSAGWSDVCIGAGCESMTFVPMGGNVPRPHPEYSKANPEMYVSMGITAENVAERYNVSREDQDAFAAQSQSKAMAARDGGKFTEIIPTPAYRYVEQADGTYKKESFIVEHDDGIRASTPEGLAKLGAVFKAGGSVTAGNSSQTTDGAAATIVASREKCDALCLTPIARLVGYTTVGCKADEMGVGPKYAIPKVLKQVGMTIDDIDIYEINEAFASQALHCIRELGLEKYMDKINIHGGAIALGHPLGCTGAKLTATCLANLKEVGGKYGIVSMCIGGGMGAAAVFEKL, from the coding sequence ATGAGAGACGCGTATATAGTACAATCCATACGGACCCCGGGCTGCAAGCAAAAGAAAGGCATGTTCAGCCAGACCCGGCCCGAAGAGTTGATTTCCTTTATTATGAAAGAAGCGGTTGAACGGACCGCCAACCTGAGCCCCGAAAATATTGACGATGTGATGCTGGGCTGCGCCTTCCCCGAAGCGGAGCAGGGTCTGAACCTGGGCCGTATTGCGGCTAAAATGGCAGGCTTTCCGGACGAGGTCTCCGGGGCCACGGTGAACCGGTTCTGTGCGTCCGGCCTTGAGGCCATAGCCCTGGCCTCCGTGCGTGTCTCTGCAGGCTGGTCGGACGTCTGCATCGGTGCAGGCTGCGAGTCCATGACCTTTGTGCCCATGGGCGGCAACGTTCCCCGGCCCCATCCGGAATATTCAAAAGCCAACCCTGAAATGTATGTTTCCATGGGGATCACCGCAGAAAATGTGGCCGAACGGTACAACGTGTCCCGGGAAGACCAGGATGCCTTTGCCGCCCAGTCCCAGTCCAAGGCCATGGCGGCCAGAGACGGCGGAAAATTTACGGAAATTATCCCCACCCCGGCTTATAGATATGTTGAACAGGCGGATGGGACGTATAAAAAAGAGTCATTTATTGTTGAGCATGACGACGGGATCCGGGCCTCCACACCCGAGGGATTGGCCAAACTTGGTGCGGTGTTCAAAGCGGGCGGTTCCGTGACCGCCGGAAATTCGTCCCAGACCACGGACGGGGCCGCGGCTACTATTGTTGCCTCCAGGGAGAAGTGTGATGCCCTATGCCTGACCCCCATCGCCAGACTGGTTGGGTATACCACCGTGGGCTGCAAGGCCGATGAGATGGGTGTCGGACCCAAATATGCCATCCCCAAAGTGCTCAAACAGGTGGGAATGACCATTGACGACATCGATATTTATGAAATCAATGAGGCCTTTGCATCCCAGGCCTTGCATTGCATCCGGGAACTTGGTCTTGAGAAATACATGGATAAAATCAACATTCACGGCGGCGCCATCGCCCTGGGCCATCCTTTGGGATGCACCGGCGCCAAACTGACCGCCACATGCCTTGCCAACCTCAAGGAAGTCGGCGGAAAATATGGTATTGTATCCATGTGTATCGGCGGCGGTATGGGGGCTGCAGCCGTATTTGAGAAGCTCTGA
- a CDS encoding 3-hydroxyacyl-CoA dehydrogenase NAD-binding domain-containing protein: protein MVRKIRKAAVIGSGIMGGGIAALLAGAGVDVLLLDIVPFDLTDEEKKDPAARSRIVQAGMDAALASNPSLFFSKKDASRIRTGNLDDDIDKLSECDWIVEVVVENLKIKRELFEKVAKVRKEGTIVTSNTSGIPLKDMSEGFSREFKEHFMGTHFFNPVRYMHLLELIPGEQTNPDVMDFLARFGEKNLGKGIVWAKDTPNFVGNRIGVQGIGACIKFMREDNMTIPEVDALLGPALGRPKTAIFKTTDLVGIDTMLHVAKNSYDLCPDDEQRDTLILPEFITSMVDKKMLGNKTQGGFYKTELTPEWKKLRKVLNVDTLEYEDLERPTFPCLDQAREKATLEEKIACVLKGDDKGAGFAWKCQANAFQYAANRVPEIADTIVEIDNAMKWGYNFQMGPFETWDAYGVEQAVERMKDEGLDVPENVTQMLAKGVKSFYKLENGIRYYFDFVSGEYKTVPVSKNMVSIAAAKGNNKTVFENASASLVDIGDDVLCLEFHTKMNAINAEIVDSIGKALDYVEENGAGLVIGNEAGGMPGAFSAGADLAFVSKLCHEKKYAEIDAFLAKGQAGIQRAKYAPFPVVAAPYGMVLGGGCETCLGADRIVAHSELFMGLVEIGVGLLPAGGGCMNLWKKYVDALPGKTVKEVELAKLFVPAFMKIAMAAVSMSAVQARDNGFLGLADRIVMNRDNLVGEAKKEVLKMLDDGYVPPMKKKIKVMGNAGQGMVNAELFNYLNGKFMSEYDAFLARRIAYVVSGGDVGEGCEVAEEAILKLEREAFVDFCKEEKTIARIDHMLKTGKPLRN, encoded by the coding sequence ATGGTAAGAAAGATCAGGAAAGCAGCAGTGATCGGGTCCGGAATAATGGGTGGCGGAATTGCCGCCCTTCTTGCCGGTGCCGGTGTTGATGTGCTGCTGCTGGACATTGTGCCCTTTGATTTGACCGATGAAGAAAAAAAAGACCCTGCCGCAAGAAGCCGCATTGTTCAGGCCGGCATGGATGCGGCCCTGGCATCGAATCCCTCTCTGTTTTTCAGCAAGAAAGACGCCTCGCGCATCCGTACGGGAAATCTGGATGATGATATTGACAAATTGTCGGAATGCGACTGGATTGTTGAAGTGGTTGTGGAAAATCTGAAAATCAAAAGGGAGTTGTTTGAAAAGGTTGCCAAGGTCAGAAAAGAAGGCACCATTGTGACCAGCAATACCTCCGGAATTCCCCTCAAGGATATGAGCGAAGGCTTTTCCCGGGAGTTCAAAGAACACTTCATGGGCACCCATTTCTTTAACCCGGTGCGCTACATGCACCTGCTCGAACTGATTCCCGGCGAGCAGACCAACCCCGATGTTATGGATTTCCTTGCCCGGTTTGGCGAAAAAAATCTGGGTAAGGGCATTGTCTGGGCCAAGGATACCCCCAATTTTGTGGGCAATAGAATCGGTGTCCAGGGCATTGGTGCCTGCATTAAATTCATGCGTGAAGACAACATGACCATCCCCGAAGTGGATGCCCTGCTCGGACCGGCCCTGGGCCGACCGAAAACCGCTATCTTCAAAACCACGGACCTGGTGGGCATTGACACCATGCTCCATGTGGCCAAAAATTCATATGATCTGTGCCCGGACGACGAGCAGCGCGATACGCTGATTCTGCCTGAATTCATCACCTCAATGGTCGATAAAAAAATGCTGGGCAACAAAACCCAGGGCGGTTTTTATAAGACGGAGCTGACCCCGGAGTGGAAAAAACTGCGTAAGGTCCTCAATGTTGACACCCTGGAATATGAAGATCTTGAGCGCCCCACCTTCCCCTGCCTGGACCAGGCCAGGGAAAAGGCCACGTTGGAAGAGAAGATCGCCTGCGTTCTTAAAGGCGATGACAAAGGTGCCGGATTTGCCTGGAAATGCCAGGCCAATGCCTTCCAGTATGCGGCCAACCGGGTGCCTGAGATCGCCGATACCATCGTCGAAATTGATAATGCCATGAAATGGGGCTACAACTTCCAGATGGGACCCTTTGAAACCTGGGATGCCTATGGCGTTGAACAGGCCGTTGAGAGAATGAAGGACGAAGGCCTTGATGTCCCGGAAAATGTGACGCAGATGCTGGCCAAGGGCGTAAAATCTTTTTACAAACTTGAAAACGGTATCCGCTACTACTTTGATTTTGTCTCAGGCGAATACAAAACGGTTCCGGTGTCTAAAAACATGGTTTCCATTGCGGCGGCCAAAGGCAACAATAAAACCGTATTCGAAAATGCGTCCGCATCCCTGGTGGACATTGGAGACGATGTCTTATGTCTTGAATTTCACACCAAAATGAATGCCATCAATGCGGAAATTGTTGATTCCATCGGCAAAGCCCTTGATTATGTAGAAGAAAACGGAGCCGGTCTTGTGATTGGCAACGAAGCCGGGGGCATGCCCGGCGCATTTTCCGCCGGGGCGGACCTCGCCTTTGTCTCTAAATTGTGCCATGAAAAAAAATACGCTGAAATTGATGCCTTCCTGGCAAAAGGTCAGGCCGGTATCCAGCGCGCCAAATACGCTCCCTTCCCCGTTGTTGCCGCACCTTACGGCATGGTGTTAGGGGGCGGCTGCGAAACCTGCCTGGGTGCAGACCGCATCGTCGCCCATTCCGAGCTGTTCATGGGGCTGGTGGAGATCGGCGTGGGGTTGCTGCCCGCCGGCGGCGGCTGCATGAATCTGTGGAAAAAATATGTGGACGCCCTGCCGGGCAAAACCGTCAAAGAGGTGGAGCTGGCCAAATTATTCGTTCCGGCATTCATGAAAATCGCCATGGCCGCCGTCTCCATGTCCGCCGTCCAGGCCCGGGATAACGGGTTCCTCGGCCTTGCCGACCGGATTGTCATGAACCGTGACAACCTTGTGGGCGAAGCCAAAAAAGAGGTGCTTAAGATGCTGGATGACGGATATGTTCCCCCGATGAAAAAGAAGATTAAGGTGATGGGAAATGCCGGTCAGGGCATGGTCAATGCAGAACTGTTCAATTATCTTAACGGCAAATTCATGAGCGAATATGATGCCTTTTTGGCCCGGCGCATTGCCTATGTCGTCAGCGGCGGCGATGTGGGTGAGGGCTGTGAGGTTGCCGAAGAGGCCATTTTAAAGCTTGAACGTGAAGCATTTGTGGACTTCTGCAAAGAGGAAAAGACCATTGCTCGGATCGACCATATGCTAAAGACCGGGAAACCCCTTAGAAATTAG
- a CDS encoding phenyltransferase domain-containing protein — MHPINAKLHANSPLNFGSVAGMIAELQRENGDIPWHTGGKTDPWDLVESVMGLNIAGFHDQAMAALDWLAELQNGDGSWYSSYMDSTPGDRTTESHMACYLAVGLFHQFLIKGEKTDLEKFWQTMSKGISFALDLQADTGEIYWAKSPEGKADPMSLLSGASSIFMSLKCALSIADILGCDCPEWANAFEKLGNSIRENIVTYNVSKSRFSMYWFYPILSGALQGARAKARMDRYWHKYVIEGQGCRCVSDQPWITIAETCELVLALHAMGRRQKAGIVFSWIHNRVFEDQTFWCGYTHPDVVVWPEDKISWTNAVVLMAADALYRLTPGARLFDHDAWHGYTFMH, encoded by the coding sequence ATGCACCCGATAAATGCAAAGCTGCACGCCAATTCGCCTCTGAACTTCGGCTCAGTTGCCGGTATGATCGCCGAACTCCAAAGGGAGAATGGGGATATTCCCTGGCATACCGGCGGGAAAACCGATCCCTGGGACCTTGTGGAATCCGTCATGGGATTGAATATCGCAGGGTTTCATGACCAGGCAATGGCCGCCCTGGACTGGCTGGCCGAGCTTCAGAATGGAGACGGCTCCTGGTATTCATCTTATATGGATTCCACCCCTGGGGACCGGACCACGGAAAGCCACATGGCCTGCTACCTGGCCGTGGGTCTGTTTCATCAATTTCTCATAAAGGGGGAGAAGACTGACCTGGAAAAATTCTGGCAGACCATGTCAAAGGGCATTTCATTTGCCCTGGATCTCCAGGCAGACACGGGAGAAATTTACTGGGCAAAAAGCCCCGAGGGCAAGGCGGATCCCATGTCTCTTTTATCCGGGGCCTCTTCCATATTCATGAGCCTGAAATGCGCCCTGTCCATTGCCGATATCCTGGGATGCGACTGCCCGGAATGGGCGAATGCATTTGAAAAGCTCGGCAACTCCATCCGGGAAAACATTGTGACGTATAACGTGTCCAAATCCAGATTTTCCATGTACTGGTTTTACCCGATACTCTCCGGGGCATTACAGGGCGCAAGGGCAAAGGCACGCATGGACAGATACTGGCACAAATATGTCATCGAGGGCCAGGGGTGCCGATGCGTGTCGGACCAGCCCTGGATTACCATTGCCGAAACCTGTGAACTGGTCCTTGCGCTTCACGCCATGGGCCGGCGGCAAAAGGCCGGCATCGTTTTTTCCTGGATTCACAACCGGGTGTTTGAAGATCAAACCTTCTGGTGCGGATACACCCATCCGGATGTGGTGGTCTGGCCCGAAGATAAAATCTCATGGACCAATGCCGTGGTGTTGATGGCTGCCGATGCCCTGTACCGCCTGACGCCCGGAGCCCGGTTGTTTGATCATGATGCATGGCACGGTTACACGTTTATGCACTAA
- a CDS encoding acyltransferase, whose protein sequence is MIQDKRPYYIKQAWYRFQNFYVRRYLVPHLSALGPHPYIIKPWYIELFGGPIAIGSHVTLLGCPDKRTRLTVWSEKKEIDGIRIGDHVLISPGVRISAANSIRIADSCMIASHAYITDSDWHGIYDRSLPPATCSKVVLEKNVWIGDSAIVCKGVRIGKNSIIGAGAVVTGDIPANTVAAGNPARVIRKLDPTRQIITRKDRYGDTDKVTAILETAEKDGLEGNTFLGWIRSIIAPDKE, encoded by the coding sequence ATGATTCAGGATAAACGCCCATACTACATTAAACAGGCCTGGTACCGGTTCCAGAATTTTTATGTCCGCCGCTATCTTGTGCCCCATCTCAGTGCCCTGGGACCCCATCCCTACATTATTAAACCCTGGTATATCGAACTGTTCGGCGGCCCCATCGCCATCGGCAGCCATGTGACCCTGCTGGGGTGCCCGGACAAACGGACCCGATTGACGGTGTGGTCGGAAAAAAAAGAGATTGACGGAATCCGTATCGGGGACCATGTGCTCATCTCTCCGGGGGTGCGGATCTCGGCGGCCAATTCCATTCGTATTGCAGACTCGTGTATGATTGCCAGCCATGCATATATTACGGATTCAGACTGGCACGGCATTTACGATCGATCACTGCCGCCGGCTACCTGCTCAAAGGTGGTGCTTGAAAAAAATGTGTGGATCGGCGATTCCGCCATTGTGTGCAAGGGCGTCCGTATTGGAAAAAATTCCATTATCGGTGCAGGTGCTGTTGTCACCGGCGATATTCCGGCCAATACTGTGGCGGCAGGCAATCCGGCCAGGGTGATCCGGAAACTTGATCCAACCCGGCAAATCATCACCCGCAAAGACCGGTACGGCGATACGGACAAAGTGACCGCCATCCTGGAAACGGCTGAAAAGGACGGGCTGGAAGGAAATACGTTTTTAGGTTGGATTCGCAGTATTATCGCCCCTGACAAAGAATAG
- a CDS encoding ATP-binding protein, with product MKTYTKILLPTLPLICCFLAATIAITYHFSRTALFDLGDAWLSTRLNMAMEVAREQEKVLHDYGLESIPASIAKAKQDATARIQNITIGNQGYVFIVDRSGAIIYHPNKYLNDTDLGREKWFASLTDQGGRRTIDLSGERLLVRFGYFPPWEWYVLAADPTEELYSAINRMQPYLYGLFLAIAVMISLVLMFFTARLTRPLKALLLGTQAFGKGNLETRINIQSDDEFGLLAKEFNRMAFRLQDSLSALKQNEEHFRALIENANDMIWILDREGIFRYVSPSTLRILGYQPEVLLGRSVREFIHPQEEEELAERFTLRVADLIQAHPTAIRFRHEADHWCILECMSKNLMDHPTIKGMVINARDITKRKQAEQALNLYHQDLENRVQERTRSLQAANEALNNEIQIRRQKEKELEQASRVKSEFLANVSHEIRTPLNAILGFSELLKTMITEKQQAGYLSAINTAGKNLSDLINDILSLSRMEAGKLEINRKPVLLETLFNEIYRLFKIKLKTKNLDFFIELPEHDTSALALDEMRLRQVLINLVGNAVKFTEFGTISLNAQIRTSHKTGGTSADLIIQVADTGIGICESQQTKIFDAFEQASAGTSRKFGGTGLGLAICKQLVELMGGTLSVSSKPDQGSTFTIFLPGVKRYHTHSCAPVEADKSAWTRMQFGKDRILIVDDQREIRFMLREVLEKINLDVIEAADGFQAIEHAKAQRPDLIFIDLKMPEISGVETADRLKSDPEVAHIPICLMTAGMTLWSDHELESRGFSCAIVKPIAIDNLMAVLTKFLSPAPDAAEPSVVLSRLDTLDKEDLPGEFLDRLRKDIIPHMPATRQALKISDIQRFAVRITETGKAFKIDAFKVFGQELSQLAKTFDIEKIQAHLEYLTQTIDRLVGV from the coding sequence ATGAAAACCTATACCAAAATTCTGCTTCCCACCCTCCCGCTTATCTGTTGTTTTCTGGCGGCAACCATTGCGATCACCTACCATTTTTCCCGGACCGCCCTTTTTGATCTTGGGGATGCCTGGCTTTCCACACGCCTGAATATGGCCATGGAGGTTGCCCGGGAGCAGGAAAAAGTGCTCCATGACTACGGCCTGGAAAGTATTCCGGCAAGCATTGCCAAGGCAAAACAGGATGCAACGGCCCGTATCCAAAATATCACCATCGGAAATCAAGGGTATGTGTTTATCGTGGACCGCAGTGGGGCGATCATCTACCATCCCAATAAATACCTGAATGATACGGATCTTGGCCGGGAAAAATGGTTTGCCTCCTTAACAGATCAAGGGGGGCGACGAACCATAGACCTTTCGGGAGAACGCCTCCTCGTCCGATTTGGGTATTTCCCTCCATGGGAGTGGTACGTTCTGGCGGCAGATCCCACAGAGGAGCTGTACAGTGCCATCAACCGGATGCAGCCCTATCTCTATGGATTGTTTCTTGCCATCGCCGTGATGATCTCTTTGGTTCTGATGTTCTTTACCGCGCGCCTGACCCGTCCGCTCAAGGCGCTTCTTCTCGGGACCCAGGCCTTTGGCAAAGGCAATCTGGAGACCCGGATCAATATTCAGTCCGACGATGAATTTGGCCTTCTGGCAAAAGAGTTCAACCGGATGGCATTCAGGCTCCAGGATAGTCTCTCCGCATTAAAACAGAATGAAGAGCATTTCAGGGCCTTAATTGAAAATGCCAACGATATGATATGGATTCTAGACCGGGAAGGGATTTTTCGTTACGTCAGTCCTTCAACACTCCGGATTCTTGGGTATCAGCCCGAAGTGCTTCTCGGCAGAAGCGTTCGGGAGTTTATACACCCCCAGGAAGAGGAGGAACTCGCCGAAAGATTTACCCTCAGGGTGGCTGATTTGATTCAGGCACATCCCACAGCCATACGGTTCAGACACGAGGCCGATCACTGGTGTATTCTTGAATGTATGTCCAAAAACCTCATGGATCATCCCACCATCAAGGGGATGGTGATTAACGCCAGGGACATTACCAAGCGCAAGCAGGCGGAGCAGGCCCTCAATCTGTATCACCAGGATTTGGAAAACCGGGTACAAGAGCGTACCAGAAGCCTTCAGGCAGCCAACGAAGCCCTGAATAACGAAATCCAGATCCGCAGACAAAAAGAGAAGGAACTGGAACAGGCAAGCCGGGTAAAAAGTGAATTCCTGGCCAATGTGAGCCATGAAATCCGGACACCGTTGAACGCAATTCTCGGGTTCAGCGAACTGTTGAAAACAATGATTACTGAAAAGCAGCAGGCAGGCTACCTTTCAGCCATCAATACAGCCGGGAAAAACCTTTCCGATTTGATAAACGACATCCTCAGCCTGTCCCGAATGGAGGCGGGTAAATTGGAAATCAACCGGAAACCTGTTCTTTTGGAAACCTTATTCAATGAAATATACCGGCTGTTCAAAATAAAATTGAAAACAAAAAATCTGGATTTTTTCATTGAGCTGCCCGAGCATGACACAAGTGCCCTGGCCCTGGATGAAATGCGTTTGCGGCAGGTGCTGATCAATCTGGTGGGCAATGCCGTGAAATTCACGGAATTCGGCACGATTTCCCTGAATGCACAAATTCGTACCAGCCACAAAACCGGGGGAACCTCCGCGGATTTGATTATCCAGGTGGCAGATACGGGCATCGGTATTTGCGAAAGCCAGCAGACTAAAATCTTTGATGCCTTTGAGCAGGCCTCTGCAGGTACCAGCCGGAAATTCGGCGGCACCGGGCTGGGACTGGCCATATGCAAACAGCTGGTCGAGCTTATGGGCGGCACACTTTCCGTATCCAGCAAACCGGATCAAGGCAGCACATTTACCATCTTCCTGCCGGGTGTTAAGCGCTACCACACGCACAGTTGCGCTCCGGTGGAGGCCGACAAGTCCGCCTGGACCCGGATGCAGTTCGGCAAAGATCGGATTCTTATCGTGGATGATCAGCGGGAGATCCGGTTTATGCTCCGGGAAGTTTTGGAAAAAATTAATCTGGACGTCATTGAGGCGGCGGACGGGTTCCAGGCCATTGAGCATGCCAAGGCCCAGCGACCTGATTTGATATTCATTGATTTGAAAATGCCCGAAATCAGCGGGGTGGAAACCGCAGACCGTTTGAAATCGGACCCCGAGGTTGCCCATATCCCCATATGTCTGATGACGGCCGGCATGACCTTGTGGTCCGACCATGAACTTGAATCCCGGGGATTTTCCTGTGCCATTGTCAAGCCCATTGCCATCGACAATCTGATGGCCGTTTTAACGAAGTTTCTCAGTCCGGCACCCGATGCCGCGGAACCTTCAGTTGTGTTAAGTCGCCTGGATACACTGGATAAAGAGGATCTGCCCGGAGAATTTTTGGACAGATTACGCAAGGATATTATTCCCCATATGCCGGCAACCCGGCAGGCGTTGAAAATATCCGATATCCAACGATTTGCCGTGAGAATTACAGAAACGGGAAAAGCGTTTAAAATTGACGCGTTTAAAGTTTTTGGACAAGAGCTTTCCCAGCTGGCCAAAACCTTTGACATTGAAAAAATTCAGGCGCACCTTGAATATCTTACCCAGACCATCGACCGGCTGGTTGGTGTTTGA